A genomic region of Palaemon carinicauda isolate YSFRI2023 chromosome 11, ASM3689809v2, whole genome shotgun sequence contains the following coding sequences:
- the LOC137649470 gene encoding uncharacterized protein, which yields MSLHVQKTCNAKTHISTKTKKKKEYFSTSRQERNNEWWLLLWSCVSPERDNVRVSRKRQRSCLRREKTFVSPEREDVRVSRERRRSCLQNETTFVSRERDSVRVSRKTTLVSPERDNVRVSRMRQTFASPEREDVRVSRKRDKVRVSRKIQRSCLQKERQGSCLQKETTFVSRERDNVCVPRKTILVSPERDNVRVSRKRQRSCLRREKTFVAPERENVPASRMRRRSCPQKETTFVSRERECSCIQKDNVRVSRRR from the coding sequence ATGAGTCTCCACGTCCAGAAAACGTGTAATGCCAAAACCCACATTTCAACCAAGactaagaagaaaaaagaatatttctcAACTTCGAGACAAGAGAGAAACAACGAGTGGTGGCTGTTGCTTTGGTCCTGCGTGTCTCCAGAAAGAGACAACGTTCGTGTCTCCAGAAAGAGACAACGTTCGTGTCTCCGGAGAGAGAAGACGTTCGTGTCTCCGGAGAGAGAAGACGTCCGTGTCTCCAGAGAGAGAAGACGTTCGTGTCTCCAGAATGAGACGACGTTTGTGTCTCGAGAAAGAGACAGTGTTCGTGTGTCCAGAAAGACAACATTAGTGTCTCCAGAAAGAGATAACGTTCGTGTCTCCAGAATGAGACAAACGTTCGCGTCTCCGGAGAGAGAAGACGTTCGTGTCTCCAGAAAGAGAGACAAGGTTCGTGTGTCCAGAAAGATACAACGTTCGTGTCTCCAGAAAGAGAGACAAGGTTCATGTCTCCAGAAAGAGACGACGTTTGTGTCTCGAGAAAGAGACAATGTTTGTGTACCCAGAAAGACAATATTAGTGTCTCCAGAAAGAGACAACGTTCGTGTCTCCAGAAAGAGACAACGTTCGTGTCTCCGGAGAGAGAAGACGTTCGTGGCTCCAGAAAGAGAAAACGTTCCTGCCTCCAGAATGAGACGACGTTCGTGTCCTCAGAAAGAGACGACGTTTGTGTCTCGAGAAAGAGAATGTTCGTGTATCCAGAAAGACAACGTCCGTGTCTCCAGAAGGAGATAA